A DNA window from Daucus carota subsp. sativus chromosome 3, DH1 v3.0, whole genome shotgun sequence contains the following coding sequences:
- the LOC108214304 gene encoding calcium-transporting ATPase 2, plasma membrane-type-like produces the protein MSFLVDENFGKVKAKHSSEEALQRWRDCCSVVKNSKRRFRFTANLSKRYEAADMRQTNKENKMRVAVLVSKAAYKFTRVIGAQQLQLSDYVVPEDVKASGYQIGADELGSVVEGRDQKKLIFHGGVPGIAQKLCTSTTDGLPTDSDSLKRRQELFGINKFTESEPRRFWVFVWEAFQDMTLMILAVCAFVSLMVGIATEGWPRGAHDGLGIFASIFLVVFVTATSDYRQSLQFRDLDKEKKKISIQVTRNGYRHKMSIYELLPGDIVHLAIGDQVPADGLFVSGFSVLIDESSLTGESEPVMVSDENPFLLSGSKVQDGSCKMLITTVGMRTQWGKLMETLSEGGDDETPLQVKLNGVATIIGKIGLFFAIVTFAVLVQKLFGRKLQEGTQWIWTGDDALEMLEYFAIAVTIVVVAVPEGLPLAVTLSLAFAMKKMMNDKALVRHLAACETMGSATTICSDKTGTLTTNHMTVVKSCICMNVKDVSNKESSSALCSEIPESAIKIILQSIFNNTGGEIVVNEAGKREILGSPTDAALLEFALSLGGDFQAVRQASKLVKVEPFNSTKKRMAVVLELAEGGKRAHTKGASEIVLAACDKVMNSNGEVVPLDEEMLNHLKVTIDEFASEALRTLCLGYVELENDFSAENPIPASGYTCIGIVGIKDPVRPGVKESVALCRSAGVTVRMVTGDNINTAKAIARECGILTEDGIAIEGPVFREKSLEELLVLIPKIQVMARSSPLDKHTLVKHLRTTFGEVVAVTGDGTNDAPALHEADIGLAMGIAGTEVAKESADVIILDDNFSTIVTVARWGRSVYVNIQKFVQFQLTVNVVALVVNFSSACLTGSAPLTAVQLLWVNMIMDTLGALALATEPPNDELMKRAPVGRKGNFISNVMWRNILGQSLYQFVVIWFLQVNGKEIFGLSGPNSDLICNTLIFNSFVFCQVFNEISSREMEKINVFAGILDNYVFATVLSVTVFFQIIIIELLGTFANTSPLTLAQWFVSVFLGFLGMPIAAAVKMIPVSN, from the exons ATGAGTTTCTTAGTAGATGAGAACTTTGGGAAAGTGAAGGCCAAGCACTCCTCGGAGGAGGCTTTGCAGAGATGGAGAGATTGTTGTAGTGTTGTTAAGAACTCTAAGCGGAGGTTCCGATTCACTGCTAATCTCTCCAAGCGATATGAAGCTGCTGATATGCGCCAGACTAATAag GAGAATAAAATGAGAGTCGCAGTACTGGTTTCTAAAGCAGCATATAAGTTCACAAGAG TAATAGGTGCTCAACAACTACAACTAAGTGACTATGTGGTACCTGAAGATGTTAAAGCATCTGGTTATCAGATTGGTGCTGATGAGCTAGGATCTGTAGTTGAAGGTCGTGATCAGAAGAAGCTCATATTTCATGGCGGAGTACCTGGTATTGCACAAAAACTTTGCACATCCACCACTGATGGCCTTCCTACTGATAGTGATTCACTTAAGCGCAGACAGGAACTTTTTGGAATCAATAAATTTACTGAAAGTGAACCTCGCAGATTCTGGGTTTTTGTTTGGGAAGCCTTTCAGGACATGACACTTATGATCCTTGCAGTATGTGCTTTTGTGTCATTAATGGTTGGCATAGCAACTGAAGGATGGCCTAGAGGTGCCCATGATGGCCTTGGAATTTTTGCAAGTATCTTTTTGGTGGTATTTGTCACTGCAACGAGTGATTACAGGCAATCTCTACAGTTCAGGGATTTGGACAAAGAGAAGAAGAAAATTTCGATCCAAGTCACAAGGAATGGATACCGGCACAAAATGTCAATATATGAGCTCCTTCCTGGTGATATTGTCCATCTTGCTATTGGAGACCAAGTTCCTGCAGATGGCCTCTTTGTTTCTGGATTTTCTGTGCTCATTGATGAATCTAGCTTGACAGGAGAAAGTGAGCCAGTTATGGTAAGTGATGAAAATCCTTTTCTGTTGTCAGGTAGTAAGGTTCAAGATGGATCGTGCAAAATGCTGATTACCACGGTGGGGATGAGAACTCAATGGGGTAAACTGATGGAAACACTTAGTGAAGGTGGAGATGATGAGACTCCACTTCAGGTTAAATTGAATGGGGTCGCAACCATTATCGGAAAGATTGGCCTCTTCTTTGCTATAGTGACTTTTGCGGTTCTTGTGCAAAAACTATTTGGCCGCAAACTGCAAGAGGGAACCCAATGGATTTGGACAGGAGATGACGCTTTAGAAATGTTAGAATACTTCGCCATTGCAGTTACcattgttgttgttgctgtacCTGAGGGATTGCCTTTGGCTGTTACTTTAAGCCTTGCCTTCGccatgaagaagatgatgaatgATAAAGCACTTGTCCGCCATCTTGCAGCCTGTGAGACAATGGGGTCTGCAACAACAATCTGCAGCGACAAAACTGGCACACTGACTACAAACCACATGACTGTTGTCAAATCGTGCATTTGTATGAATGTGAAGGACGTGAGTAACAAAGAAAGCTCTTCCGCCTTGTGCTCTGAAATCCCCGAATCTGCAATCAAAATCATACTGCAATCCATATTTAACAACACTGGGGGAGAAATCGTGGTTAACGAAGCAGGAAAACGCGAGATACTGGGATCACCAACGGATGCTGCTCTATTGGAGTTTGCACTATCACTTGGTGGAGATTTTCAGGCTGTGCGCCAAGCTTCCAAACTTGTTAAAGTTGAGCCATTCAACTCCACAAAGAAAAGAATGGCTGTGGTTTTGGAGCTTGCTGAAGGAGGTAAAAGAGCTCATACAAAAGGTGCTTCAGAAATTGTTTTGGCTGCCTGTGACAAGGTGATGAATTCAAATGGCGAGGTTGTCCCTCTTGATGAAGAAATGCTAAACCATCTTAAAGTTACAATTGATGAGTTTGCCAGTGAAGCACTACGTACCTTATGTCTTGGCTATGTTGAACTCGAAAATGACTTCTCTGCTGAGAATCCCATTCCAGCCTCTGGATATACCTGCATTGGAATTGTTGGTATCAAGGACCCGGTACGACCTGGTGTGAAGGAATCGGTTGCACTTTGTCGGTCAGCTGGTGTAACCGTTCGGATGGTTACCGGAGACAACATAAATACCGCAAAGGCTATTGCCAGAGAATGCGGAATACTCACCGAGGACGGTATTGCAATAGAAGGTCCTGTTTTTAGAGAGAAGAGTCTGGAGGAACTGCTTGTACTTATTCCCAAAATTCAG GTGATGGCTAGATCTTCACCTCTAGACAAACATACCCTGGTGAAGCATTTGAGAACGACATTTGGTGAAGTTGTTGCTGTCACTGGTGATGGAACAAATGATGCACCAGCTCTCCATGAAGCTGATATTGGACTTGCAATGGGTATTGCAGGAACTGAG GTGGCTAAAGAGAGTGCAGATGTCATAATATTGGACGATAATTTCTCTACCATTGTGACAGTGGCCAGATGGGGCCGTTCTGTATACGTAAATATTCAAAAGTTCGTGCAGTTCCAACTGACAGTTAATGTGGTTGCTTTGGTTGTCAACTTCTCTTCAGCTTGTTTAACAG GAAGTGCACCTCTCACAGCTGTTCAGCTTCTGTGGGTTAACATGATTATGGATACTCTTGGGGCGCTTGCATTGGCTACTGAACCTCCCAATGACGAATTAATGAAGAGAGCACCAGTTGGAAGGAAGGGAAATTTCATAAGTAATGTGATGTGGAGGAATATCTTGGGGCAATCTTTATATCAGTTTGTTGTAATATGGTTTCTTCAGGTTAATGGAAAGGAAATTTTTGGCCTTTCCGGACCTAATTCAGACCTGATTTGCAACACACTTATTTTCAACTCCTTTGTCTTTTGTCAG GTATTCAATGAGATAAGCTCTAGAGAAATGGAAAAGATAAATGTCTTTGCCGGAATACTAGACAACTATGTGTTTGCGACCGTTCTCAGTGTCACGGTCTTCTTTCAGATCATAATAATTGAGTTACTGGGTACATTTGCAAACACGTCACCCCTCACATTAGCACAGTGGTTTGTTAGCGTATTTCTTGGATTTCTAGGCATGCCGATAGCTGCAGCTGTGAAGATGATTCCTGTTTCAAATTGA
- the LOC108211381 gene encoding large ribosomal subunit protein uL24z-like, which translates to MKYNPRVTSSRRKNRKAHFTAPSSVRRVLMSAALSRDLRTKYNVRSMPVRKDDEVQVVRGTYKGREGKVVQVYRRKWVIHIERITREKVNGSTVNVGVNPSKVVITKLRLDKDRKSLLDRKAKGRAAADKDKGTKFTTEDIMQSID; encoded by the coding sequence ATGAAGTACAATCCCCGCGTCACCAGCTCTCGCCGGAAGAACCGCAAGGCCCACTTCACCGCACCCTCCAGCGTGCGCCGCGTCCTCATGTCCGCCGCCCTCTCCCGCGACCTCCGCACCAAGTACAACGTCCGGTCCATGCCGGTCCGCAAGGACGACGAGGTCCAGGTCGTCCGTGGCACCTACAAGGGCCGCGAGGGAAAAGTGGTCCAGGTCTATCGCCGCAAGTGGGTCATCCACATCGAGCGAATCACTCGCGAGAAAGTCAATGGCTCCACGGTCAACGTCGGGGTGAATCCCTCGAAAGTGGTGATCACGAAGCTGAGGTTGGATAAGGATAGGAAGAGTTTGTTGGATAGGAAGGCTAAGGGACGCGCTGCTGCGGATAAGGATAAGGGGACTAAGTTTACAACTGAGGATATTATGCAGAGCATTGATTGA